A region from the Lycium barbarum isolate Lr01 chromosome 8, ASM1917538v2, whole genome shotgun sequence genome encodes:
- the LOC132606115 gene encoding serine/threonine-protein phosphatase 7 long form homolog — MEPRPFDNIGVLYLQHEHRSHYVWDAPVSYNRVVCTHSGKLAWDILEAILPHPRFIDILRRSGIYRCIEVGRLVHDRALVTAMIERWRPETHTFHLRTGEATITLQDVEVIYGLQIDGQALYRVEPPQLPYRQELTRLTGFVPQQRDIRGQSRLLRSSLHAHLRLVDLQHPIGEATPQADAN; from the coding sequence ATGGAGCCGAGGCCCTTCGACAACATAGGGGTACTTTATCTACAGCATGAGCATAGGTCCCATTATGTATGGGATGCACCGGTATCCTATAATAGAGTGGTTTGTACCCATTCGGGAAAGTTAGCATGGGATATTCTAGAGGCTATTCTCCCACATCCTCGTTTCATAGATATACTACGTCGGagcggtatctaccggtgcatCGAGGTTGGTCGGCTTGTGCACGATAGGGCTCTAGTGACGGCCATGATTGAGCGTTGGCGACCGGAGACccatacatttcatctccgcactggcGAGGCTACCATCACCCTACAGGATGTCGAGGTGATTTATGGTCTACAGATTGATGGACAAGCATTGTATAGAGTGGAGCCTCCGCAGCTACCGTATCGccaggagttgactaggctcactggtTTCGTGCCTCAGCAGAGGGATATACGTGGACAGAGTCGGTTGTTGCGGTCCTCTCTCCATGCTCACTTGCGCCTCGTAGATCTGCAGCATCCGATTGGCGAGGCGACGCCTCAGGCTGATGCTAACTGA
- the LOC132604957 gene encoding uncharacterized protein LOC132604957: MGNSLRCCLACVLPCGALDLIRIVHLNGHVEEITSPITAYEALKNYPNHVLSKPCSQGTMARRILILSPESELKRGSIYFLIPASSVPEKKKSGTTLKKSPKISTKSNKKCHISIPECDRDLSDSTTPKLKKSTSHRRSKSGKVVVWRPHLESISEV; encoded by the coding sequence ATGGGAAACAGTTTAAGGTGTTGTTTGGCCTGTGTTCTACCTTGTGGAGCACTAGATTTAATTCGTATAGTACATCTGAATGGTCATGTAGAAGAAATAACAAGTCCAATAACAGCTTATGAAGCTCTCAAGAATTACCCTAATCATGTTTTGAGTAAACCATGCTCTCAAGGTACAATGGCTCGTCGGATTCTGATTTTGTCACCGGAGTCCGAGCTCAAAAGAGGTAGCATATACTTCTTGATTCCTGCTTCTTCCGTGCCGGAGAAGAAAAAATCTGGCACCACCCTCAAGAAGTCACCTAAAATTAGTACAAAAAGCAATAAGAAATGTCACATCAGCATCCCCGAGTGTGATCGGGATTTAAGCGATAGTACAACACCGAAATTGAAGAAGTCGACTTCTCATAGGAGAAGTAAGAGCGGAAAGGTTGTTGTATGGAGGCCTCATCTCGAGAGCATTTCTGAAGTCTAA
- the LOC132604956 gene encoding cation/H(+) antiporter 15-like: MSNVPALRANLVCTSFNQINSKGLYVGDDPLEYSVPSLLLQLSLISVFTRIIQSLLKPLGQPLIVSQILGGVILGPSVIGKNGQLSSKVFPSKGRSVLDTVSVFGFMLFIFQIGVKIDLSIVLKSSRKALAVGILGFFVPFGLASFTAFLLEKFLSLDQELITLLSRVVILQSMTAYPGIACFLDELKILNSEIGRLASSSSIICDICHWTIVSLKYALELAKAKSVRVTLGSIVSVGLYILVVVFGIRPAILWAIRQTPEGKPVKNVYIFIVLALLLWCGFTGEVIGLSSIVACFLFGLVIPDGPPLGAAIVERLDCFVSVLLMPPFFTICGLQMNVFSIVRLKNLGVLQLVVLVAFIGKIIGTILPLLLWRMPLRDAFSLALIMNSKGIMELAFLNDFKQNKDMSEENYTIMLISVVVITGVISPLVKVLYDPSRRYIAYKRRTIMHSRENEEFRILACIHSQENVRAVISLLQVSNPTKESRISSVVLHLTKLTGRASSVLIAHQQRDKPSVNPTQSERIFNAFEKFEQQNSDLIMVQCYKGISPYATMHNDVCSLALEKRTTLIIIPFHKHWIFEKGVETSYAYRHLNKNVLEKAPCSVAILVDRGNTKKSRYAITVPSLYRVVVLFFGGADDREALSYAERMSGHPSVKMTLIQFTRSGNSSENIVGGSERSKVLDSQILNEFNLQFLHSEQVSYQEAEVKSGVDVLEVVKSLGRSYDLVMVGRRHVDSPILLQLTRRNNVDGELGVVGEVLAASDFESDTSVLVVQQQTRLWGLHDPEESTHLRRIDL, encoded by the exons ATGAGCAATGTGCCAGCCTTAAGAGCCAATTTAGTATGCACTTCATTTAATCAGATCAATTCTAAAGGTTTATATGTTGGAGATGATCCTCTTGAATACTCTGTTCCTTCTCTGTTATTGCAACTTTCTCTCATCTCTGTTTTCACTCGTATTATCCAATCACTTCTCAAGCCTCTTGGACAACCCCTCATTGTTTCTCAGATTCTT GGTGGTGTGATACTTGGTCCATCGGTCATTGGAAAAAATGGACAACTTTCATCTAAAGTATTTCCTAGTAAAGGCAGATCAGTACTGGATACGGTCTCGGTTTTCGGGTTCATGCTTTTCATTTTTCAGATTGGAGTTAAGATAGATCTCAGTATAGTTCTAAAATCTAGTAGAAAAGCTTTAGCAGTAGGAATTTTGGGCTTCTTTGTTCCTTTCGGACTCGCCAGCTTCACGGCTTTTCTTCTTGAAAAGTTTCTATCATTGGATCAAGAACTCATCACTCTGCTTTCAAGGGTAGTAATTCTTCAATCTATGACAGCTTACCCTGGCATTGCTTGCTTCCTTGATGAGTTAAAGATCCTTAACTCGGAGATCGGACGATTAGCTTCTTCGTCCTCAATTATCTGTGATATTTGCCATTGGACTATTGTAAGTCTAAAGTATGCTCTCGAGTTAGCTAAGGCAAAGTCAGTGAGAGTAACTCTGGGGTCAATTGTGTCTGTTGGCCTTTATATTCTAGTTGTCGTGTTTGGAATTCGTCCAGCAATTTTGTGGGCAATTAGACAAACACCAGAAGGGAAACCTGTGAAAAACGTTTATATTTTTATTGTCCTTGCTCTACTATTATGGTGTGGTTTCACTGGTGAAGTGATTGGGCTTAGTTCTATTGTGGCATGTTTTCTTTTTGGATTGGTGATACCGGATGGACCACCGTTAGGTGCTGCAATAGTTGAAAGACTCGATTGCTTTGTGTCCGTGTTGCTTATGCCCCCATTTTTCACCATTTGTGGATTGCAAATGAACGTTTTTTCGATAGTGAGGTTGAAGAATTTAGGAGTGCTGCAGTTAGTTGTGTTAGTTGCTTTTATCGGAAAGATCATTGGAACGATATTGCCCCTTCTTCTCTGGAGAATGCCACTTCGAGACGCCTTCTCTCTCGCTTTGATCATGAACTCCAAAGGCATTATGGAACTTGCTTTCTTGAATGACTTCAAACAGAACAAA GACATGTCTGAAGAAAACTATACAATCATGCTAATCTCTGTGGTGGTTATAACAGGGGTTATATCACCTCTTGTGAAAGTTCTATATGACCCTTCAAGAAGGTACATTGCCTACAAGAGGAGGACAATAATGCATAGTAGAGAAAACGAAGAATTTCGTATACTCGCGTGCATACACAGCCAAGAAAACGTTCGTGCAGTCATCAGTTTACTTCAAGTCTCTAACCCTACGAAAGAAAGTCGCATCAGTTCAGTAGTCCTTCATCTTACTAAGCTAACGGGTCGCGCCTCGTCCGTGCTCATAGCACATCAACAACGTGACAAGCCATCAGTGAATCCAACGCAATCAGAAAGAATCTTCAATGCTTTTGAAAAATTTGAGCAACAAAACAGTGACCTCATCATGGTACAATGCTACAAAGGGATCTCACCTTATGCAACAATGCACAATGATGTTTGCTCCCTTGCTTTAGAAAAGAGAACAACCCTTATCATTATCCCTTTTCACAAGCATTGGATCTTCGAAAAAGGAGTCGAAACATCCTATGCATATAGACATCTAAACAAGAATGTACTTGAGAAAGCTCCTTGTTCAGTCGCGATACTTGTGGATCGAGGAAACacaaaaaaatctcggtatgcaATCACAGTACCTTCATTATATCGGGTCGTGGTGCTTTTCTTTGGCGGAGCAGATGATCGCGAAGCTTTGTCATATGCAGAACGAATGTCCGGACATCCTAGTGTAAAAATGACACTCATACAGTTCACGAGATCGGGTAATTCATCCGAAAATATTGTTGGTGGCTCAGAACGGAGTAAGGTTCTTGATTCTCAAATCTTGAATGAATTCAATCTCCAATTCCTTCATTCAGAACAAGTTTCTTATCAAGAAGCAGAGGTGAAAAGTGGCGTGGACGTGTTAGAAGTTGTTAAATCGTTGGGACGTTCCTATGATCTTGTTATGGTTGGTAGGCGTCACGTAGACTCGCCAATTTTGTTACAATTGACAAGGAGGAATAATGTGGATGGTGAATTAGGGGTTGTAGGAGAAGTACTTGCAGCCTCAGATTTTGAAAGTGACACTTCAGTTTTGGTGGTGCAGCAACAAACAAGACTATGGGGACTCCATGATCCTGAAGAGTCTACACATTTGAGAAGGATCGACTTATAG